In a single window of the Pseudomonas oryzihabitans genome:
- a CDS encoding ABC transporter permease translates to MTRLLAFRLLQAGLVALVVGGLTFLFMNLLPGDAAYRIAAGRYGYDLVDTAAAEAVRAELNLDQPLLWRFFTWIGDLLTLDLGHSLVSGKPVMDVVAHELGSSIRLAIGAVCLSLLIGPPLGVVAGLRPGSVLDRGLLVLTTAIRALPQFVLGVIFVLLFAISWKLFPAAGHGTFWHSVLPTLTLALGLAAVSSRVARDATVEVAASAYYSFGRLKGLRGASVFLRHGLRNIGVPVVTYLGVQLVYLIEGVVVVETLFAWPGIGHGLVHAIVQRDVPMVQGTALAMGLLFVILNTLVDLANHLIDPRGRNA, encoded by the coding sequence ATGACCCGATTGCTCGCCTTTCGCCTGCTGCAGGCGGGCCTGGTCGCGCTGGTGGTCGGAGGCCTTACCTTCCTGTTCATGAATCTACTGCCGGGTGACGCCGCCTACCGCATCGCCGCCGGACGTTACGGCTACGACCTGGTGGATACCGCCGCCGCCGAGGCGGTGCGGGCCGAACTTAATCTCGATCAGCCGCTGCTCTGGCGCTTTTTTACCTGGATCGGCGATCTGCTGACCCTGGATCTCGGGCATTCGCTGGTGTCCGGTAAGCCGGTGATGGACGTCGTTGCCCATGAGCTAGGTAGCTCCATCCGCCTGGCCATTGGCGCCGTCTGCCTGTCGCTACTGATCGGGCCGCCGCTGGGCGTGGTGGCGGGTCTGCGTCCGGGCAGTGTGCTGGATCGCGGCCTGCTGGTGCTGACCACCGCCATCCGGGCGCTGCCGCAATTCGTTCTGGGCGTGATCTTCGTGCTGCTGTTCGCCATCTCCTGGAAGCTGTTTCCGGCGGCTGGGCACGGCACCTTCTGGCACAGCGTGTTGCCCACGTTGACCCTGGCACTGGGCCTGGCGGCCGTGTCTTCCCGGGTTGCCCGGGATGCCACCGTGGAGGTGGCGGCATCCGCCTACTACAGCTTTGGCCGACTCAAGGGGCTGAGAGGCGCCAGCGTGTTCCTGCGCCATGGCCTGCGCAACATCGGGGTGCCGGTGGTGACCTACCTCGGGGTACAGCTGGTGTATCTCATCGAGGGCGTGGTGGTGGTAGAGACGCTGTTCGCCTGGCCGGGCATTGGCCACGGCCTGGTCCATGCCATCGTCCAGCGCGACGTGCCCATGGTGCAGGGGACCGCCCTGGCGATGGGCCTGCTGTTCGTCATCCTCAATACCCTCGTCGATCTCGCCAACCACCTGATCGATCCGCGCGGGAGAAACGCATGA
- a CDS encoding ABC transporter substrate-binding protein → MLLSRTFRTALTASALATLVAFVPTLSNAQDRVFDVVGPFEIGGLDPSISGFVFQRMQITETLLEADAKGKPLPGLAERWTESADGLTWRLAIRQGVKFHDGSDLTADAAAAALNAARGKPGVLKQAGMESVTAAGNEVVIRLVKPFKPLLALLAHSSTNILAPAAYDTEGKVQKIIGTGPYQLTLLEPPQRLAAECFTGYWGAKPEIARTTYLAAGRGETRTLMAESGDAELVFQLDPPSIARLKRSSSLKVLIEPVPRVVLLTPNSGAGATAPVEVRQALSLAIQREGVAAAVLRAPGTGATQLFAKNVPAWHDPELAPLAYDPGASRTLLAGHGWAPGADGILQKDGKPLKLKLLTYSDRPELPLIATALQAQLREVGVDVEVAVQNSSAIPAAHNDGSLQLALYGRNFALVPDPLVTLLNDFSHGGAEWGPLGWKNPAFDQALAALLASDDPAEQQRHRYAAIAQVQKDLPVIPVAWYRQTMAVSNAVEGAAIDPFERTFGLSKMRWTQ, encoded by the coding sequence ATGCTTTTATCCCGCACCTTCCGTACAGCCCTGACGGCTTCGGCGCTGGCGACCCTGGTCGCTTTCGTGCCCACGCTTTCCAATGCCCAGGACCGCGTCTTCGACGTGGTCGGCCCCTTCGAGATTGGCGGGCTGGATCCGTCCATCTCGGGCTTTGTCTTCCAGCGCATGCAGATCACCGAAACGCTGCTGGAAGCCGACGCCAAAGGCAAGCCGCTTCCTGGACTGGCAGAGCGTTGGACGGAGTCGGCAGATGGCCTGACCTGGCGCCTGGCCATTCGGCAGGGCGTGAAATTCCATGACGGTAGCGATCTCACGGCCGATGCTGCGGCGGCCGCGCTGAACGCGGCACGGGGCAAGCCTGGAGTGCTCAAGCAGGCCGGCATGGAGTCGGTCACCGCGGCAGGCAATGAGGTGGTGATCCGCCTGGTGAAGCCCTTCAAACCGCTGCTGGCGCTGTTGGCTCATTCCTCCACCAATATCCTGGCACCAGCGGCCTATGACACCGAGGGCAAGGTGCAGAAGATCATCGGCACGGGACCGTACCAGCTGACGCTGCTGGAGCCGCCGCAGCGCCTGGCCGCGGAGTGCTTCACGGGTTACTGGGGCGCCAAGCCGGAAATCGCCCGGACGACCTACCTGGCCGCCGGCCGGGGCGAGACGCGTACCCTGATGGCAGAGAGTGGCGATGCGGAGCTGGTATTCCAGCTCGATCCGCCGAGCATCGCCCGGCTCAAGCGCTCGAGCAGCCTCAAGGTGCTGATCGAGCCGGTCCCGCGGGTGGTGCTGCTGACCCCCAACTCCGGCGCTGGCGCCACTGCGCCGGTCGAGGTCCGCCAGGCGCTCAGTCTGGCTATCCAGCGCGAGGGAGTCGCCGCCGCCGTATTGCGAGCGCCGGGTACCGGGGCGACCCAGCTGTTCGCCAAGAACGTGCCTGCCTGGCACGACCCCGAGCTGGCGCCACTCGCCTACGATCCGGGCGCTTCGCGCACGCTACTGGCCGGGCACGGGTGGGCACCTGGAGCCGATGGCATCCTGCAGAAGGACGGCAAGCCTCTCAAGCTCAAGCTGCTGACCTATTCCGATCGTCCTGAGCTGCCGTTGATCGCTACCGCGTTGCAGGCGCAGCTGCGGGAGGTTGGCGTGGATGTCGAGGTCGCGGTGCAGAACTCCAGCGCCATTCCGGCAGCCCACAATGACGGCTCACTGCAGCTGGCGCTCTATGGCCGCAACTTCGCCCTGGTGCCCGATCCTCTGGTCACCCTCTTAAATGATTTCAGCCACGGCGGCGCCGAATGGGGGCCGCTGGGTTGGAAGAATCCTGCCTTCGACCAGGCCTTGGCCGCGCTGCTGGCCAGCGATGATCCAGCCGAGCAACAGCGCCACCGCTATGCCGCCATTGCCCAGGTGCAAAAGGACCTGCCGGTGATTCCCGTGGCCTGGTACCGCCAGACCATGGCGGTCTCCAATGCCGTCGAAGGCGCCGCCATCGATCCCTTCGAGCGCACCTTCGGCCTGAGCAAGATGCGGTGGACCCAATGA